Proteins encoded together in one Dermacentor variabilis isolate Ectoservices chromosome 2, ASM5094787v1, whole genome shotgun sequence window:
- the LOC142572413 gene encoding membrane metallo-endopeptidase-like 1, which produces MADGSSTLPSIAGEQQHRQNPEAVSSSPLQRSSVVQPHRSAWSALLWGLTVATTTLLLVSVVVTAFVTTTLLLPRIDVRSTFGQTPAPLAPPVAHSGSDALPFSEEASSAAASLHNKRLLNARSHETKPCDSTACVEQARMLLHQIDSSRDPCDDFYAYVCDKWAQSRPLTPGAERVSVDTAMVEDYAELLASALHDNVSHNFPQLRFLLGHCMDPEPVLFDNLIAMFMDTTHLRQWMVRASSSSRRQPSAAEVSRKFGLAFRQLGVDALFRPFVVKDLSHENKRFVGLEEPSTVLLRAPLEKEEYEVVRAGFAPLLAFFQNHTDADLLRFEKRLFGLLEQPQLDVAVLANGSMVKVRDLPALRNFEWTSFLQSVFGKGLRPITARTYVKLASPEYVLNLTRDGEIMRSSRELLGYLLFRISMALSPLLGGTKYRDQVAAVSCARHPQFAHALTPAHYCLCLLNRFEPNLPLHAARNLSRAQLSRSGGDGEDVLDDLVSTLRLVVIEHVLVRLARFGSGLKANLLELLNAVSWEPLAPRGLQENASTLAAYLDGIYKNNARTSTAQFFYTWIRKSLEKRLMAHMSSRASFQGWTGGFLSAEAHMGPPYNRLEIPLPVFDLSLKDDAALRPLQVARAAPRVYRPVFRAIYHWVFNLEFSGMRGGVHSLVQGFSDLRLCLERQYGSLSWAEKSAQLHASRTSWSDLWDLLSVRPALDAFLLYTGRVSPDYRLKLLERWNASQLFFLYYAANFCDNSNWRYLRENAARGPLSPAWYRVNGPLRNTPEFAMAFGCKPDSFMNPTQKCVLSI; this is translated from the coding sequence ATGGCAGACGGCAGCAGCACACTACCCAGCATTGCTGGGGAGCAGCAGCACAGACAGAATCCCGAAGCAGTAAGCAGTTCGCCACTCCAGCGGAGCAGCGTCGTGCAGCCCCACCGCAGCGCTTGGTCCGCCCTCCTCTGGGGCCTCACCGTCGCGACCACAACGCTCCTGCTCGTTTCCGTCGTCGTCACCGCCTTCGTCACGACCACGCTACTTTTGCCTCGCATCGACGTCCGCAGTACGTTCGGTCAAACACCGGCACCACTGGCGCCACCTGTGGCTCACAGTGGCTCCGATGCCTTGCCGTTCAGCGAGGAAGCGTCATCCGCGGCAGCATCATTACACAACAAGCGACTGCTTAACGCCAGGTCGCACGAGACCAAGCCCTGCGACTCGACGGCGTGCGTGGAGCAGGCCAGAATGCTGCTGCACCAGATCGACTCTAGCCGAGACCCCTGCGACGACTTCTACGCGTACGTTTGCGACAAGTGGGCGCAGTCGCGGCCCTTGACTCCGGGCGCAGAGCGCGTCTCCGTGGACACCGCCATGGTCGAAGACTACGCAGAGCTGCTGGCCTCGGCTCTGCATGACAACGTTAGCCACAATTTTCCGCAGCTGCGTTTCCTTCTGGGCCATTGCATGGACCCCGAACCGGTGCTGTTTGACAACCTGATCGCCATGTTCATGGACACGACGCACTTGCGACAATGGATGGTGCGCGCGTCCTCATCTTCCCGCCGGCAGCCGTCGGCCGCCGAAGTGTCGCGCAAGTTCGGTCTTGCATTCCGGCAGCTAGGCGTAGACGCGCTTTTCAGACCTTTCGTGGTCAAGGACTTGTCGCACGAGAACAAGCGTTTCGTGGGCCTCGAAGAACCGTCGACGGTGCTGCTACGAGCGCCGCTTGAGAAAGAAGAATACGAAGTAGTGCGTGCTGGCTTCGCTCCCCTGCTGGCCTTTTTCCAGAACCACACGGACGCGGACTTGCTGCGCTTCGAGAAACGGCTCTTCGGGCTGCTAGAGCAACCGCAGCTGGACGTTGCCGTGCTGGCCAATGGTAGCATGGTCAAGGTGCGCGACTTGCCTGCGCTGAGGAACTTCGAGTGGACGAGCTTTCTGCAGAGCGTGTTCGGCAAGGGACTCAGGCCCATAACCGCCCGAACCTACGTCAAGCTTGCCTCTCCCGAGTACGTGCTGAATTTGACCCGCGACGGAGAAATCATGCGGTCGTCGCGAGAGCTGCTGGGATACTTGCTGTTCCGCATCAGCATGGCGCTGTCGCCGCTTCTCGGCGGTACAAAGTACCGCGACCAGGTGGCTGCGGTAAGCTGCGCTCGACACCCACAGTTCGCGCATGCGCTCACACCAGCGCACTACTGTCTCTGCCTGCTGAACCGATTCGAGCCCAATTTACCTTTGCACGCGGCGCGCAACTTGTCTCGGGCTCAACTGTCCAGAAGCGGTGGCGATGGGGAGGATGTACTCGACGACCTGGTGTCTACGCTACGGCTCGTAGTCATCGAGCACGTGCTGGTGCGGCTCGCGCGTTTCGGCAGTGGTCTGAAGGCGAACCTCTTGGAGCTGCTTAACGCTGTCTCGTGGGAGCCGCTGGCACCACGTGGTCTACAAGAAAATGCGAGCACGTTGGCCGCCTACCTAGATGGCATCTACAAAAACAACGCGCGCACCTCGACGGCTCAGTTTTTCTACACCTGGATCCGAAAGTCGCTCGAAAAGCGGCTCATGGCACACATGAGCTCTCGCGCCTCCTTCCAAGGCTGGACAGGCGGATTCTTGAGCGCCGAGGCCCACATGGGGCCGCCTTACAATAGACTGGAGATACCTCTGCCGGTATTCGACTTGTCCCTCAAGGATGATGCCGCGCTGCGGCCTCTCCAAGTGGCCAGAGCCGCGCCCCGAGTCTACCGGCCCGTGTTTCGCGCCATCTACCACTGGGTCTTCAACCTCGAGTTCAGTGGCATGCGCGGCGGCGTTCATAGCCTGGTGCAAGGCTTCTCCGACTTGCGACTCTGCCTTGAACGCCAGTACGGTTCGCTGTCCTGGGCGGAAAAGAGTGCGCAGCTTCACGCGTCGCGTACCTCGTGGTCCGATCTGTGGGATCTGCTGTCGGTGCGACCCGCTCTGGACGCGTTCCTGCTGTACACCGGTCGCGTTTCACCCGACTACCGGCTCAAGCTGCTTGAGCGCTGGAACGCTAGCCAGCTGTTCTTCCTGTACTACGCGGCCAACTTCTGCGACAACAGCAACTGGAGGTACCTGCGCGAGAACGCTGCCCGTGGTCCCCTCAGCCCAGCCTGGTACCGCGTAAACGGGCCTCTTCGGAACACGCCGGAGTTTGCGATGGCCTTCGGCTGCAAGCCTGATTCGTTCATGAACCCGACGCAGAAGTGCGTCCTTTCCATCTGA